A region of the Bdellovibrionota bacterium genome:
TAATCCGAACCGTCTGCGCATCCACCCCCCAGTCTTTCGCTAGCTCCTCTATCGAAAGCCCTCTTTTTTTCTTATGTCGCATAAGGAATCCTTTGAACCCGTTGTCGAATCACTCGCTTATCCTTCTCCTGAAGCGCCTGCGATTTCTTATGAAAGGCGTATACAAACACCAACAGTTCTTTTTCGTGAATACACGAGATCGCGCGCCAATTTCCTCTGTAATCTTTCACTTTAAACTCCTGGATTCTAGTCTGCTTGTCGATCGAGAAGGTCTTAAACGAGGTGTGCGGCAATCGCTCCCTTTTCAGGAATCGATCCACAAGCAACCAAATATCCTCCCGCGTCTCCTCAGAGAAACGCGCCATTTCCTCACGAAACGCCGGAAGCTGGAGGATCCTCATTCGGCACCCGGCGTGACTGTAAATATACTGTCACATGTCCTCGCCTGTTTCAAGCCCATCCCCAATGCTCCTTTTCTTAAACGATTCCGGGATATTATGAAATCTTCCTAGCTTTACCGAACGCATCCTGCGACTCCTGAAGCACTCCTTCGCCTCTAGACGGCTTGTCTTTATTTCCGTGATCACCCTTCAGGCCATATAGCCGATTCGTAAATTCCGTGATACCTAACGTTTCTTTTCGGAGGGTGGGATGGAAGCGACATCTGAAACGGGCCGGAT
Encoded here:
- a CDS encoding type II toxin-antitoxin system RelE/ParE family toxin, whose product is MRILQLPAFREEMARFSEETREDIWLLVDRFLKRERLPHTSFKTFSIDKQTRIQEFKVKDYRGNWRAISCIHEKELLVFVYAFHKKSQALQEKDKRVIRQRVQRIPYAT